ctcccagtccccctcccagtgcccctcccagtgctcccagtgtccctAGTCCCACTCCTATCTCTCTCagtcccccccccagtgctcccagtccccctcccaccccttccagtgcccctcccagtgctcccagtgcccctgcTCACCCTCCACATGGTACTTCTCCATCACCTGCACCTCGGCCACtgactcccagtgcccccagcgcccctaccagtgctcccagtgccatcccacccctcccagtccccctcccagtgttcccagtccccctcccacccctcccagtgcccttcccagtgctcccagtgcccctagTCCCACTCCTATCTCTCTCAGTcccactcccagtgcccccagtccccctcccagtgctcccagtgcccccgcTCACCCTCCACGCGGTacttctccatctcctgcaccTCGGCCACCGACTCCCGGAGGTCGCTGGCGAAGCGCAGCCGGTCCTGGGGGCTGGGGGCGTTGAAGACGATGAGAACCTTCCGCTCCCCCCCCGGCGCCGCCGACAGCAGCTTGATCCCGAACTGGTaatctggggggtggggggggggtgggggtcaaAGGTCATGGGGGGGCAGTGGGTCAGTggaccttcctcttccccccactcCCAAGGCATCCGTtgatttcaaaatggaaatggggggggggcaggggagcatCCCATGGaggttctatggggcaggggggtcatGCCATGGAGGTTCTATGGGGCGGGGGACCGTGCCGTGGaggttctatggggcaggggaggaggttcTGTGGAGCAGGAGGTCATGCCATGGAGGTTCTATGGGCAGGGGACCGTGCCGTGGaggttctatggggcaggggagcatCCTGTGGAGGTTCTGTGGAGCAGGAGGCCGTGCCGTGGaggttctatggggcaggggaccgTGCCGTGGaggttctatggggcagggggccGTGCCATGGGTTgccgtgggtcgctgtggggctcACAGGCGTTCTGGAAGAGCTGCATGTGCATCTCCACGAGGGGGAAGCTCTGGCGGAAGCTGTAGGTCACCAGGATCTTCTTCTTCTGGAAGATCTTCGTCACCTGCCAAggccacccggggggggggggggtgtcactggggggGACCCCTACACACACCCcaggggacccccaccccccaagggacacccacaccccccccaagtGGGGAGGGGACCCAGGAGGCTCACCACCAGCAGGTCATTGAAGAGGAAGACCTCGCGCTGGTGCAGCCCCAGGCGTTGGGGGCGGTTGGGGTCGGGGACCTCGTAGAGTTGGCAGCAACAGACCAGGCGccggtggggcagggagaggacctgggggcagggggcggggtcagcgaggggggtggggtggggcctCGGTGGgacacacccctccccccctcacTCTCTAGGGTGGTGGCATCCCTTGACATTAGGGTGTCCCATCTCTGGGGTCACCTGGAGCGTCCCCACCATGGGTCACCCAGAATATCCCCCATTGGGTCACCTAGAACATCCCCCACTGGATCATCTAGAACTTTCCCCCGTAGGGTCACCTAGAACATGCCCCATGGATCACCTAGAACATCCCTCTATAAGGTCATCTTGAGCATCCTCCATAGGGTGACCTAGAACATCCCCCATAGGGTCACCTAGAACATCCCCACTGGATCATCTAGAACTTCCCCCCGTAGGGTCACCTAGAACATGCCCCATGGATCACCTAGAACATCCCTCTATAGGGTCATCTTGAGCATCCTCCATAGGGTGACCTAGAACATCCCCCATAGGGTCACCTAGAACATCCCCCTGTAGGGTCACCTAGAACATGCCCCATGGGTCACCTAGAACATCCCTCCATAGAGTGACCTAGAACATCCCCCATAGGCCACCTAGAGCATCCTCCATAGGATCACCCAGAGTATTCTCCATAGGGCCACCTAGAACTCCCCCCATGGGTCACCTAGAACATCCCTCCATAGAGTGACCTAGAACATCCCCCATAGGCCACCTAGAGCATCCTCCATAGGATCACCCAGAGTATTCTCCATAGGGCCACCTAGAACTCCCCCCATGGGTCACCTAGAACCCCCTCCCGCCCCTCAGGGGGAACCCACCGGCTTCTTGCCGACGATCATGCGCTCCACGGCCTGGACCTGGGAGACGTGGTCGTCGTTGGTTCGCAGCTCCCGGTTCTGGATGCGCTGGTAGATGCCCACCAACATCTCCCGGGGGATGTCCTCCCCATTGTCCACCCCTGTGGCGACCACACCGCTGCTCTAGAACCCCCGTTCCCCagcaggggaaagggggggggacgggacacggggacagggacaggaggagAGTGTGGGTCCTCACCGCGGAGGTTCTTGATGAAGTCCTCCAGCTTCATCTTGCGCTCGGCCTTGACGCTGGGGCTGTACATGTCGGTGTTGAGGAGGATGATGGCGAAGGCCAGGATGAAGATGGTGTCGGGGTTGCGGAACTGGCGCAGCAGGGCCGCGTTACACACGCAGTAGCGTTGGCTGCAAAGGGGTGGACAAGTTTTCCCCCCCACACAGGTCCAATGGGGTCAGGGGAGCCCCCAAAGGCCAGCCCCCAACACCCCACAGAGGTCCCAGCCTCCCCTTGGCTGTGGGGCACCACCTCTAATGTCCTCTCAGTCTATAGGGGCACCTAGAACCTCAGCTGGGCCACcacccccagcatctccctcttCATCCATAGGGCCACCTAGAACATCGTCTGGGCCACcacccccagcatctccctcctGATCCATAGGGTCACCTAGAACATCGTCTGGGCCACcacccccagcatctccctcttCATCCATAGGGTCACCTAGAACATCGTCTGGGCCACcacccccagcatctccctcctGATCCATAAGGCCACCTAGAACCTCACCCCCTGGTGACCACACAACCGCGTTCCACGGCCCGGTGGCCTTCCCGGTGGCCCGGGGAGGAGATGATGTGGGTCCGATGCCCCATAACCGTCCCTCACCTGAAGGCCTCGATCAAGCGCTCGACCTTCTGGGCCTCCCCTTGAACCCGAATGTGAGACTGGAACTTCCTCAAGGCCTCGTCCAGCTCCATCCCGGAGAAGTCCATCTCGTCCACCACGCAACTGGAGGAGGAACCACTCCAAACTCAGTCCTGGGgtgaccacccccccccccccccaagtcccccgcgtgtgtgtgtgtgtgtgtgtgtgtcccatcccGGTGGGGTTCCTTACTCGAGAACGTCACGGTTGAACTGCTTCTGGCGGTTGCCCAGGAACTCGCCGATCATCTGCCGGCTCAAGCCCTTCCTCTCCAGGATGAAGTGGGCCACCCCCACCGGGGTGTCCGAGAGGAACCCCCTCTCGATCAGGTACTGGATCCCCTTCTCCGGTTTCCTACCAAGGTCAGAGGGGTGGGTTTTAGGggtcaccccccccacacacacacctctgcGGGGCTCGTCCTGGTTGTAGGGTGACCTAGAACGTCATCTCCTGGCTATGGGGTGGCTTTGCCAGGGTTGTGGAGTCGCCAAAAGGTCACCTTGGtttgcttgggggggggggtgtgtcaccTAAGACCTAGAACGTCATCGTGTCTTGACTATTGGGTCACCTAGAACATTGCCATGGCCATACTTAAGGGCTGTCTAGAACGTTCTTCTATAGGGCCACCGAGAAGGTCCCCCTGGTCTTCCTATGGGGCCACCAAGCTAATCTTGTCCTTCCTGTAGGATCACCTAGAACATCACCCCATCTTCTCTATAGGGCCACCAAGAAGGTCATCTTGTCCTTCCTATGGGGCCACCAAGGTCACCCTTGTCCTTGCTATAGGATCACCTAGAACATCACCCCATCTTCTCCATAGGGCCACCAAGAACTCTACCCCGTCCCACACATGGGGCCACCCAAAACCCCCTGTGGGGCCGCTATGGGGCCACCAgaccccatcccacctcccactCGGGgggtcccctccccccccccccccagcccctcccccctCACTTGTTGAAGAGGTTGAGGCCGATGCGGTACTGCCGGCGTTGCACCACGTCGTTGTTGAGCGCCGGCGAATCCCAGCTCTGCCGCGGTTCCCGTTGATAGGTAGCTTTGCCGGGGGGGCCGGAAGGACCGGGGGgttgcgggggggcggcggggggcggtggggggggcggggggggtcgcCGCAGGCTGTCGCGGGAGGAGGAACCCGAGGAACAGTTGAGGGTCTCGTTGGAGTTGGAGCTGCTCCCCAAGCTCTCGTTGTCCCCCTCCGAGCCTTcctcggggggcggggggcggtggggggccgggagggggcgcGAGGGGGGGCGACATCGGGGTGGAAACaccgatgggggggggggggccactaCGGGGTAAagtaccccccccccctccagccccttcgGGTTCGTAGGGACCCCCCCCCGGTTGATGGAGCCCCGGTCGGAGCGGGTCGCTGAGGTCAGCCGAGCTGTCGCTGGGGGGGCTCCACCGTCAGCAaaggggggtgcccccccccgcccgccccccccgcctccccccccacGCCCCCGACACTCCAAACAGGGGGGGCCGCGGCGAGGGGGTTCCTCGGGACCCCCCCAACGCTCGGAAGGGCCGGGGGGGGTtggcggagggagggggaggaggaggaggagcggggggcggggggggggccccccccgtttccggggggggggttcggggctgggggggtcgcTCGGGGGAATGGGGGGGACCCCGGGAGCCCCTCGTCCAGGTAGAGGGTGACGTCGCTGGCGGAGGGTGGCGGCGCTGTCAcccgccggggggggcgggggcaccCGGGGtgaccccccggccccccccccaggggcctCGTCGATGGAGGCGGCCAAAGACttcacctgggggggggacagacacccccccgTCACACCCCCCCGTCTCCATTgtcacccacacccccccccatggccccccaactccccgtgaccccccccccatggcccccTGTGACCCCCtcagtccccccccccctcccacctccttgGGACCCCCATGACCCTCAGCTCCTGTGAaccccccccttgtcccctgtGACCTCCTTTGTCACCTGTGACCCCCGTGACCTCTGTGACCCCCCCATCCATGGCCCTGTGACCCCCAcgacccccccatgtccctcatgtcccctgtgacaccccccatgtcccctgtgacCCCCATGTCCCCTATGACGCCTATGACCCCCCATGGCCTCTGTGACCCCCCATGacccctgtgacaccccccccccatggccTTGTGACCCACCATGGCCCTgtgacccccatgtcccctgtgacacccccccatGGCCCCTGTGACCCCCACGTCCCCTATGACCCCCATGACCCCTATGACCCCCCCATGGCCTCTGTGACCCCTCAtgacccctgtgaccccccccatgGCCCCTATGAcgccccccatggcccccatggCCCTTGGGACCCCCAagcccccatgacccccccctggtcccccccccaaccccctgacccccacgcccccccccccccccccgaccccttaCCTGCTGCGCAAAGGCCTCCTCCAGGTCGGCTCCCCCCGGCCCGAAGTCGGCGGAGGCTGagagctgccggggggggggtcccggcccccccagcccccccaccccccccagccgccccttcaacccccgtcccccccccctccatccaacCCCGCCCGGCACGACCCCCCGTAACGGGGAGCCCTGCGGGGggccccccccaagaccccctcGTCCAGCGAGGCGGGTTTGCCTTGGAAAtaaggaggggggggcggggggggtccgggagcggcggggggggggtccccggtcGTACTCCTCGAAGGAGAACTGGAGGCGGAGGCCGGGGAGGGCCAGGCGTCGAGCGCGCCCCCCCTCGCTGCGCAGCCGCTCGAACTTCTGGGCCATGCGGTAGCGGCGGAAGGCGGCCTGGATGGTGCGGGCCGCCCGGCGGGAGCGGAAGTAGCCACCATACTTGCGCTCCAGCATCTccacctggtggggttggggttggggggggggagagggaacgGGGACgagacacacggacacacacggGGAACGTCGGGGGAGACGATGGGGAGACGGGgcggggagatggggagaaggacgtggggatgggggcatGGAGATGGGGGCatggagatgatggggacatggagatgatggggacatggatggggagatggggatggggagatggggagaaggacgtggggatggggacatggagatgatggggacatggatggggagatggggatggggagatggggagaaggatgtggggatggggacatggagatggggagatgggaatgggga
The DNA window shown above is from Numenius arquata unplaced genomic scaffold, bNumArq3.hap1.1 HAP1_SCAFFOLD_1663, whole genome shotgun sequence and carries:
- the LOC141478046 gene encoding LOW QUALITY PROTEIN: IQ motif and SEC7 domain-containing protein 2-like (The sequence of the model RefSeq protein was modified relative to this genomic sequence to represent the inferred CDS: deleted 2 bases in 2 codons); the encoded protein is SGGSGGGGPGGGSPGLAWSRLPPQPASVALRKQEEEEESKRPKALSDSYELSTDLQDKKVEMLERKYGGYFRSRRAARTIQAAFRRYRMAQKFERLRSEGGRARRLALPGLRLQFSFEEYDRAPPPPYFQGKPASLDEGVLGGAPRRAPRYGGSCRAGLDGGGGDGASADFGPGGADLEEAFAQQVKSLAASIDEAPGGGAGGSPRVPPPPPAGDSAATLRHVGGVGGEAGGAGGGGHPPLLTVEPPSDSSADLSDRSDRGSINRGGVPTNPKGLEGGGVLYPVVAPPPPSVFPPRCRPPSRPLPAPHRPPPPEEGSEGDNESLGSSSNSNETLNCSSGSSSRDSLRRPPPPPPPPPAAPPQPPGPSGPPGKATYQREPRQSWDSPALNNDVVQRRQYRIGLNLFNKKPEKGIQYLIERGFLSDTPVGVAHFILERKGLSRQMIGEFLGNRQKQFNRDVLDCVVDEMDFSGMELDEALRKFQSHIRVQGEAQKVERLIEAFSQRYCVCNAALLRQFRNPDTIFILAFAIILLNTDMYSPSVKAERKMKLEDFIKNLRGVDNGEDIPREMLVGIYQRIQNRELRTNDDHVSQVQAVERMIVGKKPVLSLPHRRLVCCCQLYEVPDPNRPQRLGLHQREVFLFNDLLVVTKIFQKKKILVTYSFRQSFPLVEMHMQLFQNAYYQFGIKLLSAAPGGERKVLIVFNAPSPQDRLRFASDLRESVAEVQEMEKYRVEAELEKQKGVAGPRGGGPPREALNGLSRSSLEDFGAGEGLKRSALSSSLRDLSDGGETWGGGHEGGGDGTG